The following proteins are co-located in the Athene noctua chromosome 16, bAthNoc1.hap1.1, whole genome shotgun sequence genome:
- the NKAIN4 gene encoding sodium/potassium-transporting ATPase subunit beta-1-interacting protein 4 isoform X1, with protein sequence MGCCTGRCTLIFLCTLQLLAALERQVFDFLGYQWAPILANFLHIIIVILGLFGTIQYRPRYIVVYAIWTAVWVTWNIFIICFYLEVGGLSKDSELLTFNISRHQSWWSENGPGCVRKEASMSGIKGLDSHSYISVIGCALEYRYIEVMHSSFQILIALVGFVYACYVVSVFTEEEDSFDFIGGFDPFPLYHVNEKPTNLLFKQTYLPA encoded by the exons CTTGCTGCATTAGAGAGGCAAGTGTTCGATTTCCTGGGATACCAGTGGGCCCCTATCCTAGCCAACTTCCTCCACATCATCATCGTTATCCTCGGCCTGTTTGGCACTATTCAGTATAGACCTCGCTACATAGTGGTG TATGCCATCTGGACTGCAGTTTGGGTCACCTGGAACATCTTCATCATCTGCTTTTACTTAGAAGTGGGAGGGCTCTCAAAG GATAGCGAACTCCTGACATTCAACATCTCCCGGCACCAGTCATGGTGGAGTGAAAACGGTCCCGGCTGTGTAAGGAAAGAGGCTTCAATGTCTGGCATCAAAGGGCTGGACAGCCACTCCTACATCTCCGTGATAGGCTGTGCCCTGGAGTATCGGTACATCGAGGTCATGCACAGCTCCTTCCAGATCCTGATCGCG CTGGTGGGCTTTGTCTACGCCTGTTACGTTGTTAGTGTTTTTACAGAAGAAGAAGACAGCT ttgatttcaTTGGTGGATTTGATCCATTTCCTCTCTACCATGTCAATGAAAAACCCACCAACCTTTTGTTCAAGCAGACATACCT
- the NKAIN4 gene encoding sodium/potassium-transporting ATPase subunit beta-1-interacting protein 4 isoform X2: MGCCTGRCTLIFLCTLQLLAALERQVFDFLGYQWAPILANFLHIIIVILGLFGTIQYRPRYIVVYAIWTAVWVTWNIFIICFYLEVGGLSKDSELLTFNISRHQSWWSENGPGCVRKEASMSGIKGLDSHSYISVIGCALEYRYIEVMHSSFQILIALVGFVYACYVVSVFTEEEDSFDFIGGFDPFPLYHVNEKPTNLLFKQTYL, translated from the exons CTTGCTGCATTAGAGAGGCAAGTGTTCGATTTCCTGGGATACCAGTGGGCCCCTATCCTAGCCAACTTCCTCCACATCATCATCGTTATCCTCGGCCTGTTTGGCACTATTCAGTATAGACCTCGCTACATAGTGGTG TATGCCATCTGGACTGCAGTTTGGGTCACCTGGAACATCTTCATCATCTGCTTTTACTTAGAAGTGGGAGGGCTCTCAAAG GATAGCGAACTCCTGACATTCAACATCTCCCGGCACCAGTCATGGTGGAGTGAAAACGGTCCCGGCTGTGTAAGGAAAGAGGCTTCAATGTCTGGCATCAAAGGGCTGGACAGCCACTCCTACATCTCCGTGATAGGCTGTGCCCTGGAGTATCGGTACATCGAGGTCATGCACAGCTCCTTCCAGATCCTGATCGCG CTGGTGGGCTTTGTCTACGCCTGTTACGTTGTTAGTGTTTTTACAGAAGAAGAAGACAGCT ttgatttcaTTGGTGGATTTGATCCATTTCCTCTCTACCATGTCAATGAAAAACCCACCAACCTTTTGTTCAAGCAGACATACCT
- the NKAIN4 gene encoding sodium/potassium-transporting ATPase subunit beta-1-interacting protein 4 isoform X4, translating into MAEALLLPPNFCPCVSNQYAIWTAVWVTWNIFIICFYLEVGGLSKDSELLTFNISRHQSWWSENGPGCVRKEASMSGIKGLDSHSYISVIGCALEYRYIEVMHSSFQILIALVGFVYACYVVSVFTEEEDSFDFIGGFDPFPLYHVNEKPTNLLFKQTYLPA; encoded by the exons ATGGCAGAAGCTCTTCTACTCCCTCCAAACTTCTGCCCCTGTGTCTCTAATCAG TATGCCATCTGGACTGCAGTTTGGGTCACCTGGAACATCTTCATCATCTGCTTTTACTTAGAAGTGGGAGGGCTCTCAAAG GATAGCGAACTCCTGACATTCAACATCTCCCGGCACCAGTCATGGTGGAGTGAAAACGGTCCCGGCTGTGTAAGGAAAGAGGCTTCAATGTCTGGCATCAAAGGGCTGGACAGCCACTCCTACATCTCCGTGATAGGCTGTGCCCTGGAGTATCGGTACATCGAGGTCATGCACAGCTCCTTCCAGATCCTGATCGCG CTGGTGGGCTTTGTCTACGCCTGTTACGTTGTTAGTGTTTTTACAGAAGAAGAAGACAGCT ttgatttcaTTGGTGGATTTGATCCATTTCCTCTCTACCATGTCAATGAAAAACCCACCAACCTTTTGTTCAAGCAGACATACCT